From the Natrarchaeobaculum aegyptiacum genome, one window contains:
- a CDS encoding 2Fe-2S iron-sulfur cluster-binding protein has product MTETIWTVELRVPDDADLEQAGESVTIEVRADQSILEAARAEGLWLSADCQQGWCITCGARLLEGEVDHGDAKRYYPEDEAAGFVLTCVAKPRADCILEVEQYGELLRHRADHDNPPGKSKLG; this is encoded by the coding sequence GTGACCGAGACGATCTGGACGGTCGAACTTCGGGTGCCCGACGACGCCGACCTCGAGCAGGCGGGCGAATCCGTCACGATCGAGGTTCGAGCGGACCAGTCGATCCTCGAGGCCGCTCGTGCCGAGGGGCTCTGGCTCTCGGCGGATTGCCAGCAGGGCTGGTGTATCACCTGCGGTGCCCGCCTGCTCGAGGGTGAGGTCGACCACGGTGACGCGAAACGATATTATCCCGAGGACGAGGCCGCGGGGTTCGTCCTGACCTGCGTCGCGAAACCGCGGGCCGATTGCATCCTCGAGGTCGAACAGTACGGCGAGTTGTTGCGCCATCGGGCGGATCACGACAATCCGCCCGGAAAGTCGAAACTCGGCTAG
- a CDS encoding NAD-dependent epimerase/dehydratase family protein, with protein sequence MTNVAITGASGTVGREVVEAFSGRDEDLTLFSHSETEDLETTTLEIEDSEAFVDALEGQDVLIHLAANPSPEAEWDGVAGPNVDGAYNAYAAAIENDLERVVFASSNHAVNMANTVSPVRPESTVGQPTVVHPDDPPDPDTYYGVTKVFGEALGSYYAKRHALEVVSLRIGWLLTREELRQEVEGRDGAGENFARAMWLSPDDCRRLVVAAVTTALESNPTVAHGISANADRFLSLTQTMRELDYRPRDDSRAVLEDETNHRDGVHRR encoded by the coding sequence ATGACAAACGTCGCGATTACCGGCGCGTCCGGGACCGTTGGACGGGAAGTCGTCGAGGCCTTTTCGGGCCGCGACGAAGACCTCACGCTCTTTTCCCACAGTGAAACCGAAGACCTCGAGACGACCACGCTCGAGATCGAAGACAGCGAGGCGTTCGTCGACGCACTCGAGGGCCAGGACGTGTTGATCCACCTCGCGGCGAACCCGAGCCCCGAGGCCGAGTGGGACGGCGTCGCCGGCCCGAACGTCGACGGCGCGTACAACGCTTACGCCGCGGCCATCGAGAACGACCTCGAGCGGGTCGTCTTCGCGAGTTCGAACCACGCAGTGAACATGGCGAACACGGTGTCGCCGGTCCGGCCGGAATCGACCGTCGGCCAGCCGACAGTCGTCCACCCGGACGATCCGCCGGACCCGGACACCTATTACGGCGTCACGAAGGTCTTCGGCGAAGCGCTCGGGTCGTACTACGCGAAGCGTCACGCACTCGAGGTGGTCTCGCTCCGGATTGGCTGGCTGCTCACCCGCGAGGAACTCCGCCAGGAGGTCGAAGGCCGCGACGGCGCTGGCGAGAATTTCGCGCGGGCGATGTGGCTCAGTCCCGACGACTGTCGGCGACTCGTCGTCGCCGCGGTCACGACGGCCCTCGAGTCGAATCCGACCGTCGCCCACGGCATCTCCGCGAACGCCGATCGATTCCTCTCGCTGACCCAGACGATGCGCGAACTCGACTACCGTCCCCGCGACGATTCTCGAGCCGTTCTCGAAGACGAGACGAATCACCGGGACGGCGTGCACAGGAGATAA
- a CDS encoding DUF7535 family protein, with protein sequence MSTTVGDSTGYVPNFQMSAIGYIIAALLIVVVLPVLPVIVLVWILWRVFVAEDATESRYETWREERTARSASSETESTDERDEADELEDEADADDDSTDS encoded by the coding sequence ATGTCGACGACGGTTGGCGATTCGACGGGATATGTACCGAACTTTCAGATGTCAGCGATCGGATATATCATAGCGGCGTTGCTGATCGTCGTCGTGCTTCCCGTTCTCCCGGTTATCGTCCTCGTGTGGATTCTCTGGCGCGTCTTCGTGGCCGAGGACGCGACCGAATCGCGGTACGAGACTTGGCGAGAAGAACGAACCGCGAGAAGCGCCTCGAGTGAGACCGAGAGCACGGACGAGCGTGACGAGGCGGACGAACTCGAGGACGAAGCAGACGCAGACGACGACTCGACCGATTCCTGA
- a CDS encoding DUF5817 domain-containing protein, giving the protein MYAVVGCSECSNLWIIEGRSKTTQCPRCGARRAYEKRKKFVETDDRDHAREVRASMLANRQGEGEAFASLPSYSDLEAEVEDGVVDDAEYLEASGLDVEELEAAGERDQRGSTGGGSKREIVEQALADLDRPTEDEVVEYASEYGVSRAYVTDALEKLVRQGTVSENRGQYRLL; this is encoded by the coding sequence ATGTACGCAGTCGTCGGGTGCAGCGAGTGTTCGAATCTCTGGATCATCGAGGGCCGGTCGAAGACCACGCAGTGTCCCCGCTGTGGCGCTCGCCGTGCCTACGAGAAGCGCAAGAAGTTCGTCGAGACCGACGACCGGGACCACGCCCGGGAGGTCCGGGCCTCCATGCTCGCGAACCGGCAGGGAGAAGGCGAGGCCTTCGCGTCCCTCCCCTCCTACAGCGACCTCGAGGCGGAGGTCGAAGATGGAGTCGTCGACGACGCAGAGTACCTCGAGGCGTCAGGGCTGGACGTCGAGGAACTCGAAGCGGCCGGTGAACGCGATCAACGGGGGTCGACTGGAGGTGGCAGCAAGAGAGAAATCGTCGAACAGGCACTTGCCGACCTCGACCGACCGACCGAAGACGAGGTAGTCGAGTACGCGAGCGAGTACGGCGTCTCCCGGGCGTACGTCACCGACGCCCTCGAGAAACTGGTCAGGCAGGGCACGGTCAGCGAGAATCGAGGACAATATCGACTCCTCTGA
- a CDS encoding DoxX family protein produces the protein MLTNSTDTLSDRAGPWIAFARVFAGLLLLYEATVGGWWKLGSVSSGPNPDWVEPGAGGLGPFVGTEVQSVADRAIDEGTYGWFATLLEAVVLPVPEVWTALAMFAQVGAAIALIVGFWTRPAAAITVLYFLPVFHFGMIRTSPLFAVPIAFAFVANAGRYSGLDGYLWNRPDALGRITRALNAPVPIQRSWYPTIAAGFAVVAVYYLLTIPEMADTRVHLTALEMTVFAGLVAGGCSFVFYGREPTTVAADALRVFVGYRFLQEIVVRSEPGANALPGWADAEAQTAVFEGIAQAHVPPVAAIIELAILPAMGGWVVAFAIVQTAVGIALLVGYRTRIAGTAAVGYLTLLTALGLVRLAPLVFASAIVAATLAGRHASLDAIAGRTYHPPQLSPNVSVPAAVAGIALLGSAAALGIDPTAGYGDVAGSVSLVMIGFGLIALAIASSDRLEPAAHRLETSGSSASDD, from the coding sequence ATGCTAACCAATTCGACCGATACGCTGTCGGACCGAGCAGGTCCCTGGATCGCGTTCGCAAGAGTGTTCGCAGGGCTCCTGTTACTGTACGAAGCCACGGTCGGTGGCTGGTGGAAACTCGGATCGGTCTCGAGCGGCCCGAACCCGGACTGGGTCGAACCCGGAGCCGGTGGACTCGGCCCGTTCGTCGGAACCGAAGTCCAGTCGGTCGCCGACCGTGCGATCGATGAGGGGACCTACGGCTGGTTCGCCACTCTCCTCGAGGCGGTCGTCCTCCCGGTTCCGGAAGTGTGGACTGCGCTCGCGATGTTCGCACAGGTCGGGGCAGCGATCGCACTAATCGTTGGCTTCTGGACGCGACCCGCAGCGGCGATTACCGTCCTGTACTTCCTGCCCGTGTTCCACTTCGGGATGATCCGGACGTCGCCGCTGTTCGCCGTTCCAATCGCGTTCGCGTTCGTCGCAAACGCCGGTCGCTACTCCGGCCTCGACGGCTATCTCTGGAACCGTCCCGACGCCCTCGGGCGGATAACGAGAGCGCTCAACGCACCGGTGCCGATCCAACGGTCGTGGTATCCCACGATCGCCGCCGGGTTCGCCGTCGTCGCAGTGTACTATCTGCTGACGATTCCCGAAATGGCCGATACTCGCGTCCACCTCACCGCCCTCGAGATGACGGTTTTCGCAGGACTCGTTGCCGGTGGTTGCTCGTTCGTATTCTACGGTCGCGAGCCGACGACGGTCGCCGCAGACGCCCTCCGGGTGTTCGTCGGCTACCGGTTCCTTCAGGAAATTGTCGTTCGATCCGAGCCCGGTGCGAACGCGCTCCCGGGCTGGGCTGACGCCGAGGCACAGACCGCAGTGTTCGAAGGAATCGCACAAGCGCACGTCCCACCAGTTGCGGCGATCATCGAACTGGCGATCCTCCCGGCGATGGGTGGCTGGGTCGTCGCGTTCGCGATCGTCCAGACCGCCGTCGGCATCGCGCTGCTCGTCGGGTACCGGACCCGAATCGCCGGAACCGCCGCCGTCGGATACCTCACCCTCCTGACCGCGCTCGGGCTCGTCCGACTCGCTCCGCTGGTCTTCGCCAGCGCAATCGTCGCCGCGACACTGGCCGGCCGCCACGCCAGTCTCGACGCGATCGCAGGCCGAACGTACCACCCCCCACAGCTCTCCCCGAACGTCTCCGTTCCGGCCGCCGTCGCCGGTATCGCCTTGCTCGGGAGCGCGGCGGCGCTCGGAATCGACCCCACCGCTGGATACGGTGACGTCGCAGGCTCTGTCTCGCTCGTCATGATCGGATTTGGACTCATTGCCCTCGCAATTGCCTCGAGTGACCGTCTCGAGCCTGCAGCGCACCGTCTCGAGACGTCTGGCTCGTCAGCGAGCGACGACTAA